The Candidatus Margulisiibacteriota bacterium genome has a segment encoding these proteins:
- a CDS encoding ankyrin repeat domain-containing protein: MHKIIAENIDIPISAFLEHKLSLLKQGKNIFLSSDREQLIEEMLCLKQNKANLVDLFGIINNLKPDNTGPDQQRKLNAEKSIKSCLNNLNETNKEKVLQILARDLEILGFTYGYQAAKGPGYLGSDLLKAAQAGELDKFISLLEQGADVNYNFQFNDFTIFNMSCFWAMPSFALEMLKVPDADINSKAKGSYTPLMGAAFNLMVDVVKELLKRPELEINTKDSFGKTALIEAIRLGEFGQQIKYEAENQNLKINPGDTGMAMQLIFAAKTDSADIDLFFKSIFADKKQATAENIYKLKAIILRHYKKCIEIVRELLKHPDIDIEIKDGHMKTALDYAKNYNCEEIMQLLEQFSRSTR, translated from the coding sequence ATGCATAAAATCATTGCTGAAAATATAGATATTCCAATATCTGCATTTCTTGAGCATAAACTGTCGCTCCTGAAACAGGGAAAAAATATTTTCTTATCCAGTGACAGAGAACAATTAATAGAGGAAATGCTGTGTCTCAAACAAAACAAAGCCAACCTTGTGGATCTCTTTGGAATCATAAACAACCTGAAACCTGATAACACAGGCCCTGACCAGCAAAGAAAACTTAATGCTGAAAAATCAATAAAAAGCTGTTTAAACAATCTTAATGAAACTAATAAAGAAAAAGTTCTGCAAATTCTGGCCCGCGATCTGGAAATACTGGGATTTACCTATGGATATCAGGCAGCAAAAGGACCCGGATATCTGGGATCTGACCTGCTGAAAGCAGCTCAGGCTGGCGAACTGGACAAATTTATCAGTCTGTTGGAACAAGGCGCGGACGTAAACTATAACTTCCAGTTTAATGATTTTACTATTTTTAATATGTCTTGTTTCTGGGCTATGCCTTCCTTCGCGTTGGAAATGCTCAAGGTTCCCGATGCAGATATCAATAGCAAAGCTAAAGGAAGTTATACCCCTTTAATGGGTGCGGCGTTCAACCTCATGGTAGATGTGGTGAAAGAATTATTAAAAAGACCAGAGCTGGAGATAAATACCAAAGACAGTTTTGGAAAAACAGCATTAATAGAAGCTATAAGATTAGGCGAATTCGGACAACAGATCAAATATGAAGCTGAAAACCAGAACCTTAAAATTAATCCGGGAGATACGGGCATGGCTATGCAGTTAATTTTCGCGGCAAAAACAGATAGTGCAGACATTGATTTATTTTTCAAATCAATATTTGCGGATAAAAAACAGGCAACAGCTGAAAATATTTATAAGTTGAAAGCAATAATCCTTCGCCATTACAAAAAATGCATAGAAATAGTTCGGGAACTTTTGAAGCATCCTGATATTGATATAGAAATCAAAGATGGACATATGAAAACAGCTCTGGATTATGCCAAAAATTACAATTGCGAAGAAATAATGCAGCTGTTGGAGCAATTTTCAAGAAGTACCCGATGA